From a single Endozoicomonas euniceicola genomic region:
- the ppsA gene encoding phosphoenolpyruvate synthase — translation MSRFVVSLDKLGANDVEQVGGKNASLGEMISNLSGAGVRVPGGFATTAEAYCDFLESNGLYDRIHEVLDDLDINNVRALATAGAQIRHWIMSEPFRPELEQAITQSYQLLCGEQTNLPVAVRSSATAEDLPDASFAGQQETFLNIRGADNVLRAVREVFASLFNDRAIAYRVHQGFDHRNVALSAGIQRMVRSETGASGVMFTLDTESGFDGSVFVTASYGLGETVVQGAVNPDEFYVYKEALRNNRPGILRRNLGSKAIKMVYGDNGSTGTSVCTIDVDLDDRALFSITDDDVLELARQAVTIEQHYGCPMDIEWAKDGDDGLLYIVQARPETVQSRIGNQLESYRLLDQAEALVEGRSIGQRIGQGQARVIADLEDMDQLQEGDVLVTDMTDPDWEPVMKRASAIVTNRGGRTCHAAIIARELGIPAVVGCGDATRVVQEGRDVTVSCAEGDTGFIYPGLLNFEHNVRDLKTMPELPFKLMMNVGNPDRAFSFSRLPNSGVGLARLEFIINKMIGVHPKALLNFNTLPDNVKRIVSERMSGYNDPVSFYIDKLVEGVATIAAAFAPEKVIVRLSDFKSNEYANLIGGSLYEPDEENPMLGFRGASRYISESFRDCFELECIAMKRVREELGLDNVELMVPFVRTPDEARQVVELMEGYGLKRGDNGLRVIMMCELPSNALMADEFLQYFDGFSIGSNDMTQLTLGLDRDSGVIAHLFDERNGAVKQLLSMAIKACRDQGKYIGICGQGPSDHPDLARWLMEQGIETVSLNPDSVVETWLYLAEPSDGQGGSQEPVGLKRP, via the coding sequence GTGAGCCGTTTTGTCGTCAGCCTGGACAAGCTGGGTGCCAATGATGTCGAACAGGTGGGCGGCAAGAATGCATCCCTGGGTGAAATGATCAGCAACCTCAGTGGCGCAGGGGTGCGGGTACCGGGAGGTTTTGCCACAACAGCAGAAGCCTACTGCGATTTTCTTGAAAGTAACGGATTGTACGACCGTATCCATGAAGTGCTGGACGATCTGGACATTAATAATGTCCGTGCCCTGGCTACAGCCGGTGCTCAGATTCGACACTGGATTATGTCTGAGCCTTTTCGGCCCGAGCTGGAACAGGCTATTACCCAATCGTATCAGTTGTTGTGTGGCGAACAGACCAATCTTCCGGTAGCAGTGCGCTCATCAGCAACCGCAGAAGATTTGCCAGATGCCTCTTTTGCGGGTCAGCAGGAAACCTTCCTGAATATTCGTGGTGCCGACAATGTGTTGCGTGCCGTTCGGGAGGTGTTTGCCTCCCTGTTTAATGACCGTGCCATTGCTTACCGGGTGCATCAGGGGTTTGATCATCGCAATGTGGCTTTATCCGCAGGCATTCAGCGTATGGTTCGCAGTGAGACGGGCGCCTCCGGCGTTATGTTTACCCTGGATACGGAATCCGGTTTTGACGGGTCGGTTTTTGTAACGGCGTCTTACGGGCTGGGAGAAACGGTCGTTCAGGGGGCGGTGAATCCGGATGAGTTTTATGTCTATAAGGAAGCCCTGAGAAACAACCGCCCCGGGATTCTTCGTCGTAACCTTGGCAGTAAGGCGATCAAGATGGTGTATGGTGATAACGGTTCAACCGGGACTTCGGTGTGTACCATCGATGTCGATCTGGATGATCGTGCTCTCTTTTCCATTACTGACGACGATGTTCTGGAGCTGGCACGACAGGCAGTGACGATTGAACAGCATTATGGCTGCCCGATGGATATTGAGTGGGCAAAGGATGGTGATGATGGTTTGCTGTATATCGTTCAGGCGCGTCCGGAAACCGTACAGAGTCGCATTGGTAACCAGCTGGAAAGCTATCGTCTGCTTGACCAGGCTGAAGCGCTGGTGGAGGGTCGTAGTATCGGGCAGCGTATTGGACAGGGGCAGGCTCGCGTGATTGCTGATCTTGAGGATATGGATCAGTTGCAGGAAGGTGATGTGTTGGTAACGGATATGACCGATCCGGACTGGGAACCGGTGATGAAACGCGCTTCAGCCATTGTCACCAACCGTGGTGGACGTACCTGTCATGCCGCCATTATTGCCAGGGAGCTGGGTATTCCGGCCGTTGTTGGGTGTGGAGACGCGACCAGAGTGGTTCAGGAGGGCAGGGATGTTACGGTGTCCTGTGCAGAGGGAGATACCGGATTTATTTATCCGGGGTTGCTCAATTTTGAGCACAATGTTCGTGATCTGAAAACAATGCCTGAGCTTCCTTTCAAACTAATGATGAATGTGGGAAATCCGGATCGGGCCTTTAGTTTCTCCCGTTTGCCAAACAGTGGCGTAGGGTTGGCGCGGCTGGAATTTATTATTAACAAAATGATTGGGGTTCACCCCAAGGCTTTGCTGAATTTCAATACCTTGCCAGACAATGTGAAACGAATTGTCTCTGAGCGCATGTCCGGCTACAACGATCCTGTGTCTTTTTATATCGACAAGCTGGTGGAAGGTGTTGCCACCATTGCGGCAGCCTTTGCGCCGGAAAAAGTGATTGTGCGCCTGTCTGATTTTAAATCCAATGAGTACGCCAATCTTATTGGTGGCTCACTGTATGAGCCGGATGAAGAAAATCCGATGCTGGGCTTTCGTGGTGCTTCCCGCTATATCTCTGAATCCTTCAGGGATTGTTTTGAACTAGAGTGCATTGCCATGAAACGGGTTCGGGAAGAGTTGGGGCTTGATAACGTAGAACTAATGGTTCCCTTTGTTCGCACACCGGATGAAGCAAGGCAGGTGGTAGAACTGATGGAAGGCTATGGGTTGAAGCGGGGTGATAACGGGCTGCGTGTCATTATGATGTGCGAGCTGCCATCCAATGCCCTGATGGCTGATGAGTTCCTCCAGTACTTTGATGGCTTCTCCATTGGTTCCAACGATATGACTCAGCTGACACTGGGCCTTGACCGGGACTCAGGAGTAATTGCTCATCTGTTTGATGAGCGAAATGGTGCCGTTAAGCAATTGTTGTCCATGGCGATCAAAGCCTGTCGGGATCAGGGGAAATACATCGGTATCTGTGGTCAGGGACCCAGTGACCATCCGGACCTGGCCCGCTGGTTGATGGAGCAGGGCATTGAAACGGTTTCGCTGAACCCTGACTCGGTAGTTGAAACCTGGCTGTATCTGGCAGAGCCGTCGGACGGTCAGGGTGGCTCCCAGGAACCTGTCGGACTTAAGCGTCCGTAG
- a CDS encoding C2H2-type zinc finger protein translates to MPRFICGVCAKVLATASSLRVHQLTHTGEKPFKCEICNRCFSQSGNLTQHMRTHTAENLFQCPVCSKACTSERSLTWHGLTHTGEKPFQCDVCNKAFTTQSNLVRHERIHTGECSYECLPCGVSFNQSNTLTRHNNSVHNENARFHCQTCGCRFSRQFYLSRHCRAWQHPSETTTQSATVQTHTEPEGMVNVTTQIKESSNYARIISTVTSPRGSAYIQVTEYGSAATATATIRTATATQGSGLVTANTDNQNFPGSGPGRIFLDESDPGLLRVYANYDS, encoded by the coding sequence ATGCCGCGTTTCATCTGTGGTGTTTGCGCGAAAGTTCTCGCAACTGCGAGCTCTCTCAGAGTACATCAACTAACCCACACTGGAGAGAAGCCTTTTAAGTGCGAAATATGTAACAGGTGTTTTTCTCAATCCGGTAACCTTACCCAGCATATGCGTACCCATACCGCTGAAAACCTTTTTCAATGTCCTGTATGCAGCAAGGCTTGTACCAGCGAAAGAAGCCTGACTTGGCACGGACTAACCCATACCGGTGAAAAACCTTTTCAATGTGATGTATGCAACAAAGCTTTTACAACTCAATCAAACCTGGTTAGGCACGAACGAATCCATACCGGTGAATGCTCTTATGAGTGTCTGCCATGCGGTGTTTCTTTTAATCAATCAAACACTCTGACAAGGCATAATAACAGCGTTCATAATGAAAACGCACGCTTTCATTGTCAAACATGCGGTTGTCGTTTTAGTCGACAGTTCTATCTCTCCAGACACTGTAGGGCTTGGCAGCACCCATCCGAAACAACAACCCAGTCTGCCACTGTGCAGACACACACGGAACCAGAGGGAATGGTAAACGTAACAACCCAAATCAAGGAATCTTCAAACTATGCGAGAATCATAAGCACCGTCACATCCCCGAGAGGAAGTGCCTATATACAAGTCACTGAATACGGCTCTGCAGCCACTGCCACTGCCACTATAAGAACGGCAACGGCAACCCAGGGATCAGGACTAGTGACTGCGAATACTGATAATCAAAACTTTCCGGGTTCTGGTCCTGGAAGAATTTTTCTAGATGAATCAGACCCTGGACTATTGAGGGTTTACGCAAATTACGACTCTTAA
- a CDS encoding ribonuclease T2 family protein: MNSHILILSLLFSFSVNASDSWENEEKHAPSGQFDFNVYAVTWQPTYCLKDSADHCVNQFYVHGVWPYFNLPHKEAANTHRRNVLNYHPSYCYNSPGCLSGKDCEINDQQVHSIMNHPSIKDLYPKSASLFKHEWHKHGTCSGMNPKDYFLQANTYRKVIFPSLEPLYKFINQHQTSFQISVSYIKSLLPENTGLRCMQVNDRAMLFEIFFFIDPSGKPHTTQTQIGIPCSGQIVIPVGHESGTDRF, translated from the coding sequence ATGAACAGCCATATCTTGATACTCTCGCTCTTGTTTAGCTTTTCCGTCAATGCTTCAGACTCATGGGAAAATGAAGAAAAACATGCGCCCAGCGGGCAGTTTGACTTCAATGTTTATGCAGTCACCTGGCAGCCCACCTATTGCCTGAAAGACAGCGCAGATCATTGCGTAAACCAGTTTTATGTTCATGGCGTATGGCCTTACTTTAACCTTCCACATAAGGAAGCAGCCAACACCCACCGCCGGAATGTGCTTAACTATCACCCTTCATATTGTTACAACTCCCCGGGGTGTTTGAGCGGCAAAGACTGTGAAATTAATGACCAACAGGTTCATTCGATTATGAACCACCCTTCAATAAAGGACTTATATCCAAAGAGTGCCTCGCTCTTTAAACACGAATGGCACAAGCACGGCACCTGTTCCGGAATGAATCCAAAAGACTATTTTTTACAGGCAAACACTTACAGGAAAGTGATATTTCCCAGCCTGGAGCCTCTATATAAATTTATTAATCAGCATCAAACCTCGTTTCAGATCAGCGTTTCTTATATAAAATCTCTACTTCCAGAAAATACAGGCCTGAGATGCATGCAAGTTAATGACAGGGCCATGCTCTTTGAAATTTTCTTCTTCATCGACCCGTCAGGAAAGCCCCATACGACTCAAACACAAATTGGGATACCTTGTTCCGGTCAGATCGTTATACCTGTCGGTCATGAATCGGGTACTGACAGATTTTGA
- a CDS encoding heme NO-binding domain-containing protein translates to MKGIIFTEFMEMVEEKFSVDVVEEILSAANLESNGEYTSLGTYSHEEVLNLVTLLSEKSGLEAGDLAVVFGEYLFGRFATIHADFFHGVSNGFDFMEKVEGYIHIEVQKLYPDATPPKLTCTRASDDKLELHYRSHRPFASVAEGLINGCAAHFNENLTIDRQDLPGVGPGTEARFIMERTS, encoded by the coding sequence ATGAAAGGCATCATTTTTACCGAATTCATGGAAATGGTTGAAGAAAAGTTCTCGGTTGATGTTGTAGAAGAGATTCTTTCTGCTGCCAATCTTGAGTCCAATGGCGAATACACTTCTCTGGGCACTTATTCTCATGAAGAAGTCCTGAACCTCGTCACACTTCTGAGTGAAAAGAGCGGACTGGAAGCGGGTGACCTGGCAGTGGTATTTGGCGAATACCTGTTCGGTCGTTTTGCCACGATTCATGCTGATTTCTTCCATGGGGTCAGCAATGGATTCGACTTTATGGAGAAAGTTGAAGGTTACATTCATATCGAGGTGCAGAAACTGTACCCCGACGCCACCCCACCAAAGCTGACATGTACTCGTGCGTCAGATGACAAATTGGAGCTTCACTACCGCTCTCACCGCCCCTTTGCCTCAGTGGCTGAAGGTTTGATTAATGGCTGTGCTGCTCATTTCAATGAGAACCTGACCATCGACCGGCAGGACCTTCCCGGTGTCGGCCCCGGTACTGAAGCTCGTTTCATTATGGAGAGAACGTCCTGA
- a CDS encoding ATP-binding protein, whose amino-acid sequence MDAEAWKKRYQREKSARKAAEHIAEEKTREIFFRNQELTKLAASLEEAVKERTRELEQQNLSLEEHRDKLKNQRRMLQSTNQALEEKAIELEKISRYKSEFLANVSHELRTPLNSTIILARLMLDNSEGSLNTDELHSLSIIYKNANELLEIIEDILDMSKVQAGELSIHMEDVSIHDLCQTLEEQFRPLADEKSLAFTIDVDSDLGEWINADRKRLKQILKNLLSNACKFTPGQGRVALRVFRDVWNPDTDYTSECLSFEVSDSGIGVPQEKQQTIFQMFKQADGSTSRNYGGTGLGLAICRKLSDLMDASLTLVSEKGQGATFTLSLPPGSLLPNTEEHSPSSKDNDFFLESAGSDDNEVVDFNQQTVLLVDDDLRNSFALSQLLQKQGLKVLLSENGQQALELLETERQVDLVVLDLMMPTMDGFTMLEQLRSKVDYRMLPVIMLTASSSAEDEKRCRLAGADDYLSKPVEVSELLTCLHRWL is encoded by the coding sequence ATGGATGCTGAAGCCTGGAAAAAACGTTATCAACGGGAAAAGTCTGCCCGCAAGGCGGCTGAGCATATAGCCGAAGAGAAAACCCGGGAGATTTTCTTCAGGAACCAGGAATTGACGAAACTGGCTGCCAGTCTTGAAGAAGCGGTAAAAGAGCGAACCAGGGAGCTGGAGCAGCAAAACCTCAGCCTGGAAGAACATCGGGACAAACTGAAAAATCAGCGACGCATGCTGCAATCGACCAATCAGGCTCTGGAAGAGAAAGCCATAGAGCTGGAAAAAATCAGCCGTTACAAGTCAGAATTTCTTGCCAATGTTTCCCATGAACTGCGCACCCCGTTGAACAGTACCATCATTCTTGCCAGGTTGATGTTGGACAATTCAGAAGGCAGTCTCAATACAGACGAACTTCACTCACTGTCGATTATTTACAAAAATGCCAATGAGTTACTGGAAATTATTGAGGACATACTGGATATGTCGAAAGTCCAGGCGGGCGAATTGAGTATCCACATGGAAGACGTCTCAATCCATGATTTATGCCAGACACTTGAAGAACAGTTCAGGCCTTTAGCGGATGAAAAGTCGCTGGCTTTTACCATTGATGTGGACAGTGATCTGGGCGAATGGATTAATGCAGACCGAAAGCGGTTAAAGCAGATACTCAAAAACCTGTTGTCGAATGCCTGTAAGTTTACGCCAGGGCAGGGGCGTGTGGCATTACGGGTTTTCAGGGATGTCTGGAATCCGGATACGGACTACACCTCGGAATGCCTGAGTTTTGAGGTCTCTGATTCAGGGATTGGGGTTCCTCAAGAAAAACAGCAGACTATTTTTCAGATGTTTAAACAGGCCGATGGCAGCACGAGCAGGAACTATGGCGGCACCGGGCTTGGGCTGGCTATTTGCAGAAAGCTGTCAGACCTGATGGATGCGAGCCTGACGCTGGTCAGTGAAAAAGGGCAGGGGGCAACCTTCACGCTCTCACTTCCCCCCGGTTCTCTGTTGCCAAACACTGAAGAACACAGTCCTTCCAGCAAGGATAATGATTTCTTTCTTGAGTCCGCCGGGTCCGATGACAATGAGGTTGTTGATTTTAACCAGCAAACGGTACTGCTGGTTGATGATGACCTGCGGAACAGTTTTGCTCTGTCCCAGCTGCTTCAGAAGCAAGGTTTAAAGGTGTTACTGTCTGAAAATGGCCAGCAGGCACTGGAATTGTTAGAAACAGAACGGCAGGTAGACCTTGTGGTACTGGATTTAATGATGCCGACAATGGACGGTTTTACCATGCTGGAACAGTTAAGAAGTAAGGTAGATTATCGTATGCTTCCGGTGATTATGCTGACCGCCAGTTCTTCAGCAGAAGATGAAAAACGCTGTCGCCTGGCGGGGGCTGATGACTATCTTTCTAAACCGGTAGAAGTCTCTGAGCTTCTTACCTGTCTTCATCGCTGGCTTTAG
- a CDS encoding threonine ammonia-lyase has product MSSTPTALPDPVTLREVYQQQQAYTRITPLLIAESLSKLIHGEVLVKAESLQKTGAFKFRGAVYRLLLLTPEQKQQGVTAYSSGNFARGLAAAGQMLNIKVTLVMPADAPQNKINSARKLGANVVLCQQMEPSREEAAQKLSEDIATQNGSILLHPFDDPEIIKGQSAVGVELMQQLQQRQIQCQSLLCPVGGGSLVAGCSLLFGPFHTSTQVFGIEPEGYAGMNQSLLVNHISRAPGKNLSHCDALLSRSPGKANFEVVRQTSVKGIQVSEPFVVEAVQMAFEELKLVLEPSGAIALGALLQYPSHFRGQTVVAIATGGNIDKALFRELLGR; this is encoded by the coding sequence ATGTCCTCTACACCAACCGCCCTGCCCGACCCGGTGACACTCAGGGAGGTGTACCAACAGCAACAGGCCTACACCCGGATCACCCCTCTACTGATTGCAGAGTCGCTATCAAAACTGATTCATGGCGAAGTACTGGTTAAAGCAGAGTCACTGCAAAAAACGGGCGCCTTCAAGTTCAGAGGAGCCGTTTATCGCCTGTTGCTGTTAACGCCGGAACAGAAACAGCAGGGCGTCACCGCCTACTCATCCGGGAACTTTGCCAGAGGCCTTGCCGCCGCAGGCCAGATGCTCAATATAAAAGTCACGCTGGTCATGCCTGCGGATGCTCCGCAAAATAAAATCAACAGCGCCAGAAAGCTCGGAGCCAATGTCGTACTCTGTCAGCAGATGGAGCCTTCCAGAGAAGAAGCCGCCCAGAAGCTTTCTGAAGACATTGCCACTCAAAATGGTTCAATACTGCTGCACCCTTTCGATGACCCGGAAATCATCAAGGGGCAAAGTGCTGTTGGCGTCGAATTAATGCAGCAGCTACAGCAGCGACAAATTCAATGCCAGAGTCTGCTCTGCCCTGTTGGTGGCGGCAGCCTGGTGGCAGGCTGTAGCCTGCTGTTTGGCCCCTTTCATACCAGCACTCAGGTCTTTGGCATAGAGCCGGAAGGTTATGCCGGCATGAACCAGTCATTACTGGTTAACCACATCAGCAGGGCTCCGGGTAAAAACCTGAGTCATTGTGACGCCCTGCTATCCCGAAGTCCCGGAAAAGCGAATTTTGAAGTGGTGCGCCAGACCAGTGTTAAAGGCATACAGGTATCAGAGCCGTTTGTCGTTGAAGCAGTGCAGATGGCTTTTGAGGAATTGAAACTGGTACTGGAACCGAGTGGTGCCATAGCGCTCGGAGCCCTACTGCAATACCCGTCACACTTCAGGGGACAGACCGTGGTGGCTATAGCCACCGGAGGCAACATCGATAAAGCCTTGTTCCGTGAGCTGTTAGGTAGATAA
- a CDS encoding CHY zinc finger protein — translation MLKVQAITNIMLATLAQLLFFFFAVSSSQSFAASGGAICKPVGNLSTDFPKEAFLTDGYMACFKPRDHSGKTAFKSAWMLFFDVLSGGFSKTRKIAAVSLRPGGESFSNRHLLTEAPSPSVSKLLLKRKLIPDEVYSGRESNIVASFERAFVDWQHLAEKTSYPAVAVSILDASVRVVINRDETPSETRLISYYDQLINSLIQSYLSLTRTEALHGIAGLVTDSIAANAAGSLSASASGGDDGDGDGDGDGDGDPEPLVIELNGDLYPQQDSTNDLLSESRKNKQRLLRIIKKKILLARAAGHSDMANILDNRIMLIEADLAYLNEQSTRQTNSDVLPPDFLSLLQAWLADNSKEVEHYDDDLLKVALEQQAITDNADYQDIVIFSSKLPPEERPFYLQWLDSAPGLLYNELKNRLEQLLRGGKDHHGSSKEQVGLLASDLQALVQQYQNDFKADLLSRHYGRQAANSMENQSPGESPSGAVGGTQAGAADNHAQSRNIPKSGSSERNGEDKPPFNNRGMHTEGHNCPKCNNGPCKELLSKLSQGLKNLDPDELKQHCLALMIKNLSLQEDLGEVSTQYEALRSEPKRKANFQKIYKPGQGQKHTVETGTQTDDGYVRVVGNDRISQAPVPQQEDPAKHTVGTQTGHVDVRIVSNDRISQAPDPQQENSAQDRKTNPIMAEEGAAAEAASDDSMALHYSDSVWVAYKKLFFAIAEQLPQADRQKLLTWAKDMDIQEVTRDEPHLILEKLHEKKIITPINLDPLKKFFEENQQYGLVHVIDGFLEGDYSYINILLKSRTPSAASAASAASAASAASAASARQNSYGRASGHHSNDSRGSGITPNGHRKSAYQNWKQKLHEEIISRQVGRLNNTSVDNRRSLQSKLLTPLPNQGGQSGTSANSGSQSLRSVLESGESDSSSTRLDILRSEQVRRKTEGQWLCSHYKRHCYVNFGCCEPFWPCHRCHNHQSTCGQKKLKSRDTVQVKCIYCNKVQDFGEYCADCGTKFSTYYCGKCKHLTGTDDTPYHCEKCGICRIHGDRSFHCDTCGVCLDVQLRGNHKCREGSAHDECCICLEDAFTGCQILPCSHKVHKECASQMIRSGITRCPICRESFAHKLERRPINRKNKEGSNK, via the coding sequence ATGCTCAAAGTTCAGGCGATTACGAACATTATGCTTGCTACGCTTGCGCAGTTATTGTTCTTTTTCTTTGCGGTTTCGAGTTCACAATCTTTTGCTGCCAGCGGTGGCGCTATTTGTAAACCTGTCGGCAACTTATCTACAGATTTTCCGAAGGAAGCGTTTTTAACCGATGGTTATATGGCCTGCTTCAAGCCTCGTGACCATAGCGGGAAGACAGCTTTTAAATCCGCCTGGATGCTTTTTTTCGATGTCCTGTCTGGCGGTTTTTCAAAAACCCGGAAGATCGCTGCTGTTTCCCTCAGACCCGGAGGTGAGTCGTTCAGCAACCGGCATTTACTCACAGAAGCGCCCTCGCCATCCGTTTCAAAGTTACTTCTGAAGCGTAAACTGATTCCTGATGAGGTTTACTCAGGAAGAGAAAGCAATATTGTTGCAAGCTTTGAGCGAGCCTTTGTCGACTGGCAACACCTTGCTGAAAAGACTTCTTATCCTGCTGTCGCGGTATCAATCCTGGATGCATCTGTGCGGGTTGTGATTAACCGGGATGAAACGCCTTCGGAAACCAGGCTGATCTCTTATTACGATCAATTGATTAACAGTCTCATACAGAGCTATTTGTCCTTGACGCGCACTGAAGCGTTACATGGCATTGCAGGCCTTGTCACAGATAGCATTGCAGCGAATGCCGCAGGTAGTCTGTCAGCTTCCGCAAGTGGTGGTGACGATGGCGATGGCGATGGCGATGGCGACGGCGATGGCGATCCAGAGCCTCTGGTTATTGAACTGAATGGCGATCTGTATCCCCAACAGGACTCTACAAACGATCTGCTCAGCGAGAGCCGAAAAAATAAGCAAAGGCTTTTAAGGATAATCAAGAAAAAAATACTTTTGGCCAGGGCTGCCGGGCACTCGGATATGGCCAACATTCTTGATAACCGAATCATGCTTATTGAAGCCGACCTGGCTTACTTAAATGAGCAATCGACCCGACAAACAAATAGCGATGTCCTCCCTCCGGATTTTTTGTCACTTCTGCAAGCCTGGCTGGCTGATAATTCCAAAGAAGTGGAGCATTATGACGACGACCTTCTGAAAGTGGCTCTGGAGCAGCAGGCCATAACAGACAATGCCGATTATCAGGACATTGTTATATTTTCCAGCAAGCTGCCACCAGAAGAGAGGCCGTTTTATTTGCAGTGGCTTGATTCCGCCCCCGGACTGCTTTACAACGAGTTGAAAAACCGGCTGGAACAGCTGTTGCGGGGTGGAAAAGACCACCATGGTTCTTCAAAAGAGCAGGTCGGGTTACTGGCTTCTGACCTTCAAGCACTGGTTCAGCAGTACCAGAATGATTTTAAAGCTGATCTCTTGTCCCGGCACTATGGCAGGCAGGCAGCAAATAGCATGGAAAACCAGTCACCGGGCGAATCGCCATCTGGGGCAGTGGGAGGAACGCAAGCTGGCGCTGCTGATAACCATGCTCAAAGTCGCAACATACCAAAATCGGGTTCAAGCGAAAGAAATGGAGAAGACAAACCTCCGTTTAACAATAGAGGGATGCATACCGAAGGCCACAACTGTCCTAAATGCAATAACGGACCTTGTAAAGAGTTGCTTTCAAAATTATCTCAAGGATTAAAAAATCTTGATCCTGATGAATTAAAGCAACACTGTCTTGCACTTATGATAAAGAATTTAAGTTTGCAAGAGGATTTGGGAGAGGTGAGCACTCAGTATGAGGCACTTCGCTCTGAACCCAAGAGGAAAGCTAATTTTCAAAAGATTTATAAGCCTGGTCAAGGGCAAAAACATACCGTGGAAACGGGAACTCAAACTGATGATGGCTATGTTCGGGTCGTAGGCAATGACCGGATCTCACAGGCACCGGTTCCACAACAAGAGGATCCAGCTAAACATACCGTGGGAACTCAAACTGGTCATGTCGATGTTAGGATCGTAAGCAATGACCGGATCTCACAAGCACCAGATCCACAACAAGAGAATTCAGCTCAGGATAGAAAAACCAATCCGATTATGGCAGAAGAAGGGGCAGCTGCTGAGGCCGCGTCGGACGACTCTATGGCCCTTCATTACTCGGATAGTGTATGGGTTGCATACAAAAAATTGTTTTTCGCGATTGCTGAACAACTTCCTCAAGCAGATCGGCAAAAATTACTTACGTGGGCTAAAGATATGGACATACAAGAAGTTACCCGGGATGAGCCTCATCTCATATTAGAGAAGCTACACGAAAAAAAAATTATCACTCCGATAAATCTGGATCCGCTTAAAAAATTTTTTGAGGAAAATCAACAATATGGTTTAGTACATGTTATTGATGGATTTTTGGAAGGTGATTATAGCTATATCAACATATTATTAAAAAGTCGTACTCCTTCAGCAGCTTCAGCAGCTTCAGCAGCTTCAGCAGCTTCAGCAGCTTCAGCAGCTTCAGCAAGACAAAACAGTTATGGTAGGGCAAGCGGTCATCATTCCAACGACTCACGAGGATCTGGGATTACGCCCAATGGACACAGGAAATCAGCCTATCAGAATTGGAAACAAAAACTTCATGAAGAAATAATTTCTCGTCAAGTTGGTCGATTGAACAACACTAGTGTGGATAATCGCAGAAGTCTGCAATCCAAGCTATTAACTCCGCTGCCAAATCAGGGGGGGCAATCTGGTACCTCTGCAAACTCCGGTAGCCAGAGCCTCCGATCTGTTCTAGAAAGTGGCGAAAGTGACAGCTCTTCTACTCGTCTGGATATACTCCGCTCCGAACAAGTTAGGCGCAAAACTGAAGGTCAATGGCTATGCAGTCATTACAAACGACATTGCTACGTTAATTTTGGGTGTTGTGAGCCATTCTGGCCATGTCATCGTTGTCATAACCATCAGTCAACTTGTGGGCAGAAAAAACTAAAGTCGCGCGATACAGTGCAAGTAAAATGCATATATTGTAATAAAGTACAAGATTTTGGTGAGTATTGTGCAGACTGTGGTACAAAATTTTCCACCTACTATTGTGGAAAATGCAAACACCTTACCGGTACCGACGATACTCCTTACCATTGTGAAAAATGCGGTATCTGCCGTATACACGGTGATCGTTCGTTTCATTGCGACACTTGTGGCGTCTGCCTGGACGTACAGTTACGTGGCAATCATAAGTGTCGGGAGGGGTCTGCCCATGATGAGTGTTGCATTTGCCTGGAGGATGCCTTTACCGGGTGTCAGATTTTACCCTGTTCCCACAAGGTGCATAAAGAGTGTGCTTCGCAGATGATCCGCAGTGGCATAACCCGTTGTCCCATTTGCCGGGAGAGCTTTGCGCACAAGCTGGAACGTAGGCCAATTAACAGAAAAAATAAGGAAGGAAGTAACAAGTAG